The nucleotide sequence CGCAGCCTGGATGTCGTAGTAGCCAGGGTTCTGGAAAGCAACCAACACTGAGACTGACCAGCCCAGAATGCCCCACAGGATCAAAAGACACACATGAATTCCCTCAGCTGAGCTGACAGCCCTAGGCTCCAGGTGGACAGATGGCCAGCCGTGCTCACACACACCCACCTCCAGCAGATCATGACCCCCACCATCACCCCGCTCCCTAATGGCCTTGTGGGAGGAAGCTGGATATCGCCATCTATCTGAGCTGGTGACCCATGCTGGGTTCACagaatctgactattccaataacttaagaaaatgacaaagaaagcatGCAAACACAGAGATGTACCTTTTCAAAATCAGGAggtggctctgtgaccttaggggtctgtggaaagagagagagccactggaattctttattcttatataggggacacacaaggggagattccatggaacattctatcccaaaaaagggcaaaggggtaggattagaaaggaagaggagagtgTAACTCAACCTCATGGGGTGACACCAACTCCTGAAGCCACACCTTCCTTATCCCAATGGAAGTAAAGCCTAATGTATTGCGGGTTGCAATAACTGTTCAGTACGCCTTTACTCAGGACTTAAGGGTGTGCACACAGCTTCTCTTCAGAGAGGCTCCCGACACTGGGATGCAAGACATTAGTTATTTCTCTTCTGCTCCAGCCCCATGGCTGCAGCCCCCCTCCCAACCTCCCTCCTGCATGCTGTGGCCCAGCCACACTGAGGTCCTCACCCTTTCCCAGTGGCACCCACCTTGTAGTCGTCACTGGTGGCCGCCTCTGCAGACCCGAAGGTGTTGTAATTGGCCCAGTTGCCGTCCCCCTCTGGGTAGTCTGCCCTGTTGCCCTGCTGGCTGGACCACCGATCGCCCACCGTGCACTTCCCAGCCATGTTGTTCTCGTGCACACTGGCCACCAGGGTCCAGCCACCACCCGCAGAGGTCATGTCACAGAAGGTCTGGTAGATGGCACCATCCTTGGCCCGGAAGAAATACAGGCCATCTGTGGAGAGAATCAGCCCAGAACCTCCCTGCCTGGGAGTTCCTGGTCCATCTGAGCCCTAAGACCAGAATGTCCTGGGAGCTAGAAGTGTATTCTGAAGGTTCTCACACTGTTCTCTTATCTCCAAGGGGAGAATAAGAATCCTCCATGGGTATCTCGTGTTTCTTCCCTTCTAAAGCAGAGGTGTTGACCACCATTGTTCTGTATTATCTTCTCAAAGAATTTATAAAGCACACAGAGAAAGATGGTTCCTTCGTTTAGAGACAGCCTCCCTCTGGACAGGAGAGGCCAGAAATCCTCATGGAGCCTCATCTCAGCAGAGATCAGAATGAGGCCCCTGCACTTCTCAGAGCACATGCCTCCTGCGCTTTAATGTGGGACTCAGATTCCCCAAGTTCAGAGTGGGCCTCTTCTCCACAACCTGCAGGGGGCTGGTCCCTGTGAGCACCTGGCACATTTCTCCCTTGGCCCCACAGGCAGCTCACCTAGATCTTACCAGAAAGCCCGTGATTCCCCCCAAACCACGGCAACTTGGGAAGCTTATGTGGGCTCCTCCGTGGtcacccctccccgcccccctgACTTCCATGGAAGCTGTCGTCGCTGCTCAGCCGTCAGGACAGTTCTCATTGCCTCCCAGATTCTGAGGAGCTCTGAGGCTTTCTGCTTCATCTTACCTGTGCCCCTTAGGGTTCCGTCACAGCCTATGAGACTGCTGACTGCAACACAGATTGGCTCCTCAGCATCAGAGCACCCTGCGACCCACGTCACATCGTCAACCGGCCCTTTCTCCTGGGCCCACAGGACAAGGAATCAGAAAAGCTGACACCTTTGCTAATCTTGATCTTGCCGTTTCTGTAAGAAACTACCTGACTCTACAAAGAActcatttgtttgctttttctttctttttttggccttaaacttgtgattctcccaccggagcctcccatgtcactggggttataggcatgtgccaccgccaCCAGCTTGTTTCTTTACTGGCCACATTTGTCAGCCTGCTTGACAAACTAACTACACGTACAGATGTCACCTGGCCAGGCACAAGAAGATATTGATACTCTGGCTTCTGCTTTGCTGGACTAAGGAATTTCTATGTTTCTGCCTCAGGAATCTCACGCTTTGTGCCATCATCCCTGAACCTGCAGCAGACTAACTCGATGGTTCACAAGTAGAGGAGGATCTTAGGTCATCACAGTTCTTGCCACCACCCAAGATCACTGGCAAACTGCATGTTCCCTGTGTTCAGAAGATCATGTGCTGCATGGAACACAAACACCTCAAATTCCCACCAGAGTCtggtcacagtggtgcacacctataatcccagctattccggaagctgaggcaggaggatcacaagttcagggctagcttgggcaacttagtgagaccctgtctcaaaatagaagaaaCTAAAAAAGCTGGATTTTTAGCTCAGTAGTAAgagtgcctctgggctcaatccccagtgcagaaaggaagaaagacccACTGGAAACCTCTTTGGGGTGAAAATTGGAGCCAGAACAGATTCTGTTCCTCTTGATCTCCATGACTAAGCTGTGTTGCACTAAAAAAGGTTCTTCAAAGAGAGAATGCTGGGTTGGTTCATTACTTACCTCTTGCTTTCTGGCAAGTTTTTTTGATTTCCTTGCAGCTTCTAggcagggaagaaaaggaagaggcacATTCTTCGTCCTCCCAGAACATCTCGGGAGAACGGGTCACTGCTAGAGAACGTGAGAACAGTTCTCATTAACAGGTCTGGTACCACTGAGACCGTCCTTACCGGACATTAGTTTCCACCCAGCCCACTGCCTCAGCTCGTCACTGTTCTGAAATTCCAAGAAGTCAGGGACTCCCTCTGCTAAGACTGTCTGATCCAAAAGCTAGCACAGGCTAAAGAGTCGGAGTCTTCTACTCCACCAACTTTACTTAAATCCCTACTGTGTGCACCCCCCAGACACTGGGCACTCAAAGACAATTTGGCACACTTCTTCAAGAGATTGCATCCTAGAGGGAGGAAGGACCCCGAGAGGGACCCAACTGAAACTGGGTAAGGAGAGGCCCACCTGTGGGGACAGGAAAAGACAACCTGCTGAGAAGGGACCAGAAGTCACTCAGAGCAGGTTGATTCTTACAGAATGAATAGGAACTGGCTATGagacagagggaaaggggagagaacACTCCAGAAGGCATGCAAAACAGCATGAGGGGATGACCAAGCAGAGACCCATCTGCTGAAACCACAGGTCAGTGGCCTCCTTGGCTGGACCATAGGATGTGATGGGGTTGAAAACTAAAGCTGAGGAATTAGCAGAGACCAGCGGGGAAAGGGCCTTGTCTATTGCTCTAAAAGCACATGAAAGAAGTCAAGCATGGTCGCTCCCACCCataatcctagccactcaggaggctgaggcaggaaaatcgtaagtttgaggccagcctcagaaacttaatgagaccctgcctcaagatGAAAAATTACAAGAATGGCTtgagatgtgctcagtggtaaagcatccctgagttccattcccagttccaccaaaggaaaaaaaaatgccatcaaTAAACTCTTCTTACTCGTGGATGGCAAATGAAATAGTGTATGAAAATGTGCCTTTTCACTTGACGATGGAATGAACTGAAATAAACAATAGACCAGGTAGCACTGGAACACATCACCATCATGTCTGTCATGAGAAATGGAACGGGAAGGATGGAAGTTAGAGGAAGATTCCTGACACCTGGGACTACCAGCTCCCTCTACAGATCCAAGGCCAAGGCCACAGGAGCCAGAGCAGCTGGGAGAGGACAGTCTCTGTCTCTGCCCTGACCTCCTTGCAGCCAGACCCAGGAGAAGCCAGAAACCTGCCCAAGTCCACATCTCAAGCTGGCAGCCACGGGTGTGCTCCGTGCGCCTCCAGGACTCCTCTTCTGGCCCAGGGCTTTAAAACCCAGCCCAGCTCTACTCCCTGTGCTGCGAGGCGCCCCAGAGGGGAGCAGAGGGAACTGATGCTCCTTGGAGTGATTTACCTGCGCTGCACCATTCAGTGGCCAcagagagaaacaaaaggaagCAGAGTCTGGTCATTGTCCTGTAAGGAGAAACAAGACGCCAGGATCACTGACTGGGCCACCTTGGTCTTCCTCCCATTCTTCCTCCCTGACTTTGCTGAGTCAGGAAATCTCCAGAGGAAAGTGATCAACCATCTGGAACTCCTGAAATAGCCTCCATCCCTGTTGACCCCTATAAACACCCAAGGGGCCATGGCTCCTCCATCCCTAGACTGACACCAGACCTGAGCTGGTGTCCtcaccctcccccaccacc is from Ictidomys tridecemlineatus isolate mIctTri1 unplaced genomic scaffold, mIctTri1.hap1 Scaffold_3482, whole genome shotgun sequence and encodes:
- the LOC110597198 gene encoding intelectin-2, with the protein product MTRLCFLLFLSVATEWCSAAVTRSPEMFWEDEECASSFSSLPRSCKEIKKTCQKARDGLYFFRAKDGAIYQTFCDMTSAGGGWTLVASVHENNMAGKCTVGDRWSSQQGNRADYPEGDGNWANYNTFGSAEAATSDDYKNPGYYDIQAADLSIWHVPNKSPMKNWRNSSLLRYRTTSGFFKHLGHNLFGLYQKYPVKYGLGKCWNDNGPAIPVVYDFGDAQKTAS